One Thermofilum sp. genomic window carries:
- a CDS encoding hydrogenase maturation protease, with translation MGTEQGGFEASSNGELLTLLEELLMRGAVFIFLGNELRGDDAAGLAVGRALAGRVDPKRVVLCGEGLESCTSRIRRRKPKLAILVDAVDAGLPPGSVVVASVRSEGSPPPLSTHGLPKALLLKLLGVEEAWILGVQVGSRSVGAPLTPEVAAACSSLAKLLLGLLGKKSRAE, from the coding sequence GTGGGCACCGAGCAAGGCGGGTTTGAAGCCTCGAGCAACGGAGAGCTGCTTACCCTCCTCGAAGAACTGCTCATGCGAGGCGCCGTGTTCATCTTCCTCGGGAACGAGCTCAGGGGAGATGACGCCGCAGGCTTAGCCGTAGGCAGGGCGCTAGCCGGGAGAGTCGACCCCAAGAGAGTGGTCCTGTGCGGCGAAGGGCTGGAATCCTGCACGAGCAGGATCAGGAGGAGGAAGCCCAAGCTAGCCATCCTCGTGGATGCTGTCGACGCGGGCCTCCCACCCGGCTCGGTAGTGGTGGCAAGTGTGCGGAGCGAGGGGAGCCCGCCGCCCCTCTCCACCCACGGCTTGCCGAAGGCCTTACTGCTCAAGCTTCTGGGCGTTGAAGAAGCCTGGATTCTCGGCGTTCAGGTTGGCTCGCGCAGCGTGGGAGCGCCCCTCACGCCTGAAGTAGCAGCGGCTTGCAGCTCGCTAGCTAAGCTCCTCCTAGGGCTGCTAGGGAAAAAGAGCCGAGCCGAGTGA
- a CDS encoding isochorismatase family cysteine hydrolase, protein MGGLRLEVPEIPVVERVELPARETAIIVVDMQNDFVKPGGKLVVPTAAATVEPIKQLLARARAKGVRIFYTQDTHYEGDPEFSIWGEHVKAGTWGWEIVEELKPQPGDIVVQKTRYDGFYGTPLEDLLRAYRISNLVVTGTVANICVLHTAGSAALRWFRVYVPMDAVSALNEFDYYAALRQISFLYRGTIVRKASGVEFT, encoded by the coding sequence ATGGGCGGCCTCAGGCTCGAGGTCCCCGAGATCCCTGTTGTTGAGAGGGTAGAGCTCCCCGCTCGCGAGACAGCGATCATCGTTGTAGATATGCAGAACGACTTCGTGAAGCCTGGAGGCAAGCTCGTCGTACCCACCGCGGCGGCCACCGTGGAGCCGATCAAGCAGCTCCTCGCCAGGGCTAGAGCCAAGGGGGTGAGAATATTCTACACGCAGGATACGCACTACGAGGGCGACCCCGAGTTCAGCATCTGGGGTGAGCACGTCAAGGCCGGGACATGGGGCTGGGAGATCGTCGAAGAGCTGAAGCCGCAGCCGGGCGACATCGTGGTTCAGAAGACGAGGTACGACGGCTTCTACGGGACCCCGCTGGAGGACCTGCTGAGAGCCTACAGAATCTCGAACCTTGTTGTGACGGGCACAGTGGCGAACATCTGCGTCCTCCACACTGCGGGCAGCGCCGCGCTCAGGTGGTTCCGGGTCTACGTCCCGATGGACGCGGTCAGCGCGCTCAACGAGTTCGACTACTACGCTGCCTTGAGGCAGATCAGCTTCCTCTATCGCGGCACTATCGTGAGAAAAGCCTCCGGAGTCGAATTCACCTAA
- a CDS encoding DNA double-strand break repair nuclease NurA, which produces MALLQRSGYLDSDVKMLVEKLAEIYRQGGKPVQLTLTGEPARPHPVLKLGGLTIRGPPVSETRFRAIEEVPHNFTVFAVDAAARLLFDAGPYKIVSAKVVVGVWRGLERLRIIGPVKRIALFESLQDAGDWLAAVELEAAYRFARENPGAFFLMDRPLAAPAGSRAHRALKALTERSWRVIGLPKSTGVKVSTGEGLAGYLSKLASRVLAGLPWVYYPVVEQPKLGLAVAAVRLASSGPVFRLDLTWRMAESYDVADVAGMLAYLQDFSSPGYPLPLKIVHELSRISGDELEMDRALFLEEVSLTGVARSLLEDAAGSEFKTRYLWGGLS; this is translated from the coding sequence ATGGCGCTGCTGCAGCGGTCAGGCTACCTCGACTCTGACGTGAAGATGCTTGTCGAGAAGCTTGCAGAGATCTACAGGCAGGGAGGCAAGCCGGTGCAGCTCACTCTCACGGGGGAGCCTGCGCGCCCCCACCCAGTCCTGAAGCTCGGAGGACTCACGATCCGGGGCCCACCCGTGTCCGAGACGAGGTTTCGGGCAATCGAGGAGGTGCCCCACAACTTCACAGTCTTCGCGGTAGACGCGGCCGCGCGGCTACTCTTCGACGCGGGCCCCTACAAGATCGTGTCCGCCAAGGTGGTGGTGGGAGTCTGGAGGGGGCTTGAAAGGCTGCGCATCATCGGCCCTGTGAAGCGCATAGCCCTTTTCGAAAGCTTGCAGGACGCGGGCGACTGGCTAGCAGCTGTGGAGCTGGAGGCCGCGTACAGGTTCGCTAGAGAAAACCCGGGGGCATTCTTCCTCATGGATAGGCCCTTGGCCGCGCCCGCCGGCTCGCGAGCGCACAGAGCTCTCAAAGCGCTAACGGAGCGGTCTTGGAGGGTGATCGGCCTCCCGAAGAGCACCGGCGTGAAAGTCTCCACGGGCGAGGGGCTGGCGGGCTACTTGTCGAAGCTAGCTAGCAGAGTGCTCGCCGGCTTGCCTTGGGTGTACTACCCCGTCGTGGAGCAGCCGAAGCTCGGGCTCGCGGTAGCCGCCGTCAGGCTCGCTTCGAGCGGCCCAGTGTTCCGGCTGGACCTCACCTGGAGGATGGCTGAGTCCTACGACGTGGCGGACGTGGCGGGCATGCTGGCGTACCTCCAGGACTTCAGCTCCCCAGGCTACCCCCTCCCCTTGAAAATTGTCCACGAGCTCAGCCGGATCAGCGGGGACGAGCTCGAGATGGACAGGGCTCTGTTCCTGGAGGAGGTCAGCCTCACCGGGGTGGCGCGCAGCCTCCTCGAGGACGCAGCAGGCTCGGAGTTCAAAACCAGGTACTTGTGGGGTGGGCTCAGTTGA
- a CDS encoding ABC transporter permease, whose translation MKSKARLGPFLVLVGVVSKELKITFRYVGSLVLLVTLPFMISGLFIGIGYAVSGPLALSNFQANTGSSSPLLYITLGGVLMIASMIVIENTSAIIREEQLMGTFELHYLTPNSAVALWLLHSLAYSILTILVFAVDIAAVVAWQGSLLSPAEWALAAAVILLALLPLAGLGLVIAALTVRFKEVWAAASVVNSFVAALSGFYYPLEIFPRIVQLVAEALPTAHAATILKGVVAGVPLQLELWQRLVLMSALALGYLALGRFFYSRWEDEARRKGELSKH comes from the coding sequence TTGAAAAGCAAGGCTAGGCTGGGCCCCTTCCTTGTCCTCGTCGGGGTGGTGTCTAAGGAGCTCAAGATCACGTTCCGCTACGTTGGGAGCTTAGTCCTGCTTGTCACGCTGCCCTTCATGATTTCGGGCTTGTTCATCGGTATAGGCTACGCTGTCTCGGGGCCGCTGGCGCTCTCCAACTTTCAAGCCAACACGGGCTCCAGCAGCCCCCTCCTCTACATTACTCTGGGTGGTGTGCTGATGATCGCCAGCATGATCGTCATCGAGAACACGAGCGCGATAATCAGGGAGGAGCAGCTCATGGGGACTTTCGAGCTCCACTACCTCACCCCGAACAGCGCTGTAGCGCTGTGGCTCCTCCACTCCCTGGCCTACTCGATCCTCACGATACTAGTCTTCGCCGTGGATATCGCCGCGGTGGTTGCGTGGCAGGGGTCTCTCCTCTCCCCAGCCGAGTGGGCGCTAGCCGCAGCTGTGATACTCCTAGCGCTGCTCCCTCTAGCTGGGCTCGGGCTCGTCATCGCAGCGCTCACTGTGCGCTTCAAGGAGGTGTGGGCGGCCGCCAGCGTCGTGAACTCTTTCGTCGCAGCGCTCTCCGGCTTCTACTACCCGCTGGAAATCTTCCCGAGAATCGTGCAGCTCGTAGCTGAAGCCTTGCCGACAGCTCACGCTGCCACCATCCTGAAGGGGGTTGTCGCCGGCGTCCCCCTCCAGCTCGAGCTCTGGCAGAGGCTGGTGCTGATGTCCGCACTAGCTCTCGGCTACCTCGCGCTGGGCAGGTTCTTCTACTCGAGGTGGGAGGATGAAGCGAGGAGGAAGGGAGAGCTATCCAAGCACTAG
- a CDS encoding ABC transporter permease — protein MKRGGRESYPSTRTAGFHRLLLEVRAAVEAGVKVHFRYIAWLISDIIATPAWLVLFVTPVLLFLPREQWSNPVMLNFFFWGYILWDFVAAGLWSFGMAIRREQQLGTLEFLMVTNANRAILFSRSVYPRMISLSIGILYVYAFFKALFGVDVVLRSPLGVVAVLLTGMLTALGFGLVYGALVFRFKNVGPLNNVLQFVFLGLCGIFYPVSNLPEPLRSIALAVPFTYVADLLRFYAMEYPALLPPALEWAVLLTYTLGLIALGVALLKAVEGNLKKTGGLGAY, from the coding sequence ATGAAGCGAGGAGGAAGGGAGAGCTATCCAAGCACTAGAACTGCGGGCTTTCACCGCCTCCTCCTGGAGGTGCGGGCGGCGGTCGAGGCAGGGGTGAAAGTCCACTTCAGGTACATTGCGTGGCTGATCTCGGACATCATTGCCACACCTGCCTGGCTGGTGCTGTTCGTCACGCCTGTCCTCTTGTTCCTCCCAAGGGAGCAGTGGAGCAACCCTGTGATGCTTAACTTCTTCTTCTGGGGCTACATCCTCTGGGATTTCGTCGCCGCCGGCTTGTGGTCCTTCGGCATGGCGATCAGAAGGGAGCAGCAGCTCGGCACTCTCGAGTTCTTGATGGTTACGAACGCTAACCGAGCCATCCTCTTCTCGAGGAGCGTCTACCCCAGGATGATCAGCCTATCGATCGGCATACTCTACGTCTACGCTTTCTTCAAAGCGCTCTTCGGCGTGGATGTGGTGCTCAGAAGCCCGCTCGGAGTCGTAGCAGTGCTGCTGACCGGGATGCTCACCGCCCTAGGCTTCGGCCTCGTCTACGGGGCGCTTGTCTTCCGCTTCAAGAACGTAGGCCCGCTGAACAACGTGCTGCAGTTCGTCTTCCTCGGCCTCTGCGGGATCTTCTACCCTGTCTCGAACCTGCCTGAGCCGCTGCGCAGCATCGCCCTCGCCGTACCCTTCACCTACGTCGCCGACCTGCTCAGGTTCTACGCGATGGAGTACCCGGCACTCCTACCGCCAGCCCTAGAGTGGGCCGTCCTCCTGACTTACACGCTAGGACTCATCGCTCTCGGCGTAGCGCTCCTGAAAGCCGTGGAGGGGAACCTGAAGAAGACGGGCGGCCTCGGCGCCTACTAG
- a CDS encoding type II toxin-antitoxin system VapC family toxin, producing the protein MKAIVDASSLLLMIKNVEEEALLDKLDGLATLDLAFYEIGNALWKQVVRGVASREEVERTALAIGKLLLVKGIIKVGWRDLGYSAILNLAVDNGITFYDASYLAASIAFGVPLVTEDEKLRRIAAKYVEVASWRDL; encoded by the coding sequence GTGAAGGCGATCGTCGACGCAAGCTCTCTACTGCTGATGATCAAGAACGTTGAGGAGGAGGCCCTGCTGGATAAGCTCGACGGCCTCGCGACTTTAGACTTAGCCTTCTACGAGATTGGCAATGCGCTGTGGAAGCAGGTGGTGAGGGGGGTTGCCAGCCGAGAGGAGGTAGAGCGCACCGCCCTGGCTATAGGTAAGCTCCTCCTGGTGAAAGGCATTATCAAGGTGGGGTGGAGGGATCTAGGGTACTCTGCTATTCTAAACCTAGCTGTGGACAACGGTATCACTTTCTACGATGCTAGCTATCTAGCGGCCAGCATCGCCTTCGGGGTACCACTCGTAACAGAGGATGAGAAGCTGAGGAGGATTGCTGCTAAGTACGTAGAAGTCGCGTCGTGGAGGGATCTCTAG
- a CDS encoding type II toxin-antitoxin system CcdA family antitoxin → MTEIITVRLSRELKRKVKELNINVSEVVRRALEEEVERRERELLVKSLAEARRTLSKLSDEEIIQAVRASREER, encoded by the coding sequence ATGACGGAGATTATAACCGTGAGGCTGAGCAGGGAGCTTAAGAGGAAGGTGAAAGAGCTGAACATCAACGTGAGCGAAGTAGTTAGAAGAGCCCTTGAGGAGGAGGTTGAGAGAAGGGAGCGAGAGCTTCTAGTTAAATCACTAGCTGAGGCTAGGAGAACGCTCTCGAAGCTCAGCGACGAGGAGATTATCCAGGCGGTTAGGGCCTCCAGGGAGGAGCGGTGA
- a CDS encoding ATP-binding protein has product MKLGVVVWAEGTEVRFRVAEGARVERGMLAKVEDKGRVYVVRVVDFKPESLLSPAEVAVISSNVGREGGLLLRDKDLRLYDTAIAVIVAQIDEDGEVHGPTSVPALFTSVEELEVPDLEKLKLHVGDIPIGYVRFGHSPVEVVVALDGGKTIPHHVLVVGGTGAGKSNLGRVLSASILNTRGRYSLVLFDCENEYLLGSKPGEMGLAHLPFSEEYLFLVTGRVPRPGRLRVELPELGEERKIPAYPLKMDVSRLKPQDFTLTGEFSGPQEELLWLAYKQFGDEWVSALLTMDSRSLYMRLSRLVPVNTINVTKRKLRHLTGDGDIFCRDCDYDLATATLSMVQRGRVVLVETPFATEGEEKLLAVAVARRIFYAYEKLRKEAPEKWEELPPVLVMVEEAHRYLSKQALGGSGEVRENIFSVIAKRGRKYKVGGLYITQMPSELMEAVVRQALTKIILSLPTRPDYTTVINHSPYLDGAESEIKTLDRGEAIVVSMPSGFRFAVSVRIFKYEDYALTLIEQQRKSLATSAAVSVERA; this is encoded by the coding sequence TTGAAGCTAGGAGTAGTCGTCTGGGCTGAGGGAACTGAGGTCAGGTTCCGCGTAGCCGAGGGGGCGCGCGTCGAGAGAGGGATGCTGGCTAAGGTCGAGGACAAGGGCAGAGTGTACGTCGTGAGGGTAGTCGACTTCAAGCCGGAAAGCCTCCTCTCGCCCGCCGAGGTGGCGGTGATCAGCAGCAATGTTGGGCGCGAGGGTGGGCTCCTCCTGCGGGACAAGGACCTCAGGCTCTACGACACCGCTATAGCTGTGATTGTCGCGCAGATCGACGAGGATGGGGAAGTTCACGGCCCCACCAGCGTCCCCGCGCTCTTCACCAGTGTGGAGGAGCTCGAGGTCCCGGACCTGGAGAAACTGAAGCTCCACGTCGGCGACATCCCCATCGGCTACGTGAGGTTCGGCCACTCTCCCGTGGAGGTTGTTGTAGCGCTCGACGGGGGGAAGACGATCCCCCACCACGTGCTGGTCGTGGGGGGCACGGGAGCGGGCAAGTCCAACTTGGGGAGAGTGCTGTCCGCCTCGATCCTGAACACTAGGGGGAGGTACAGCCTGGTGCTTTTCGACTGCGAGAACGAGTACCTGCTGGGCTCCAAGCCGGGGGAGATGGGGCTGGCCCACCTCCCCTTCTCCGAGGAGTACCTCTTCCTCGTCACGGGCAGGGTCCCGAGGCCTGGGAGGCTGCGGGTCGAGCTGCCGGAGCTGGGGGAGGAGAGGAAGATCCCCGCCTACCCTTTGAAGATGGATGTGTCGAGGCTTAAGCCCCAGGACTTCACGCTCACCGGGGAGTTCAGCGGCCCCCAGGAGGAGCTGCTCTGGCTCGCTTACAAGCAGTTTGGCGACGAGTGGGTTAGCGCGCTGCTCACGATGGACAGCAGGTCTCTCTACATGAGGCTTTCCCGCCTGGTCCCCGTGAACACAATCAACGTGACGAAGAGGAAGCTAAGGCACTTGACCGGCGACGGGGACATCTTCTGCAGGGACTGCGACTACGACCTCGCGACGGCAACTCTCTCCATGGTGCAGAGGGGTAGGGTGGTCCTCGTCGAAACACCTTTCGCGACGGAGGGCGAGGAGAAGCTCCTCGCCGTCGCGGTCGCTAGGCGCATCTTCTACGCGTACGAGAAGCTGAGGAAGGAGGCTCCGGAGAAGTGGGAGGAGCTGCCCCCAGTTCTCGTGATGGTTGAGGAAGCTCACCGGTACTTGAGCAAGCAGGCATTGGGAGGGTCGGGGGAGGTGCGGGAGAACATTTTCTCGGTGATCGCGAAGAGGGGGCGTAAGTACAAGGTTGGCGGGCTCTACATCACTCAGATGCCCAGCGAGCTGATGGAGGCTGTTGTGAGGCAAGCGTTGACGAAAATCATCCTATCGCTGCCGACGAGGCCCGACTACACCACAGTGATCAACCACAGCCCGTACCTCGACGGGGCTGAGAGCGAGATCAAGACGCTCGACAGGGGTGAAGCCATCGTTGTGAGCATGCCGAGCGGCTTCCGCTTCGCCGTCTCCGTCAGGATCTTCAAGTACGAGGACTATGCCCTCACCCTCATCGAGCAGCAGAGGAAAAGCCTCGCCACCTCGGCGGCAGTTTCGGTGGAGAGAGCTTAG